Proteins from a genomic interval of Candidatus Paceibacterota bacterium:
- the msrB gene encoding peptide-methionine (R)-S-oxide reductase MsrB has product MSDQTPPSEEELKKMLTPEQYKVLREKGTEMPFSGKFLQEKRSGSYKCVVCGNPLFASDAKFDSGTGWPSFDQALLGSVKLERDATHGMERTEVTCAQCGSHLGHVFDDGPEATTGKRYCMNSVCLDFEEKN; this is encoded by the coding sequence ATGAGTGATCAAACCCCTCCTTCAGAAGAAGAATTAAAGAAAATGCTCACACCAGAGCAATATAAAGTACTTAGAGAAAAAGGGACTGAAATGCCTTTCTCTGGTAAATTCTTACAAGAAAAAAGGAGTGGATCATATAAGTGTGTAGTGTGTGGCAACCCTCTCTTTGCATCAGACGCAAAATTTGACTCTGGTACTGGCTGGCCAAGTTTTGACCAAGCACTACTTGGATCCGTAAAACTTGAACGAGATGCAACGCACGGCATGGAGCGCACAGAAGTTACATGCGCACAATGCGGATCCCACCTTGGACACGTTTTTGATGATGGACCAGAAGCCACGACCGGAAAACGCTACTGCATGAACTCTGTATGTCTGGATTTCGAAGAAAAGAATTGA
- a CDS encoding FAD:protein FMN transferase, with amino-acid sequence MIEPVKNPNTPHIFSYQSMGTSWEISIWDEISESAVTELKDEIVLRSNTFDQTYSRFKKDSFVWEIAGKIGIFEVEREFMEMLEVYKKLYEPSGRKINPLVGYAISDFGYDADYSLERKDEIRIVPDLTESVRMVDSTHIEIVQPSLFDFGALGKGYFVDQISLFLKERGIKRFLVNGSGDIYYEGDGHLLRCGMEHPTDPTQVIGVIEITQGSVCASAINRRAWKGVHHVVDPHTLTSPSEIAAVWTVAQTARLADGLATCLFFVSPEELALALPNDPFECCIVNSKGQVKKSPGFTGEIFTA; translated from the coding sequence ATGATCGAACCTGTAAAAAATCCAAATACTCCACACATATTTTCATACCAGTCGATGGGAACAAGCTGGGAGATTTCCATTTGGGATGAAATTTCTGAGTCAGCGGTGACAGAACTCAAAGATGAAATTGTTCTTCGATCAAATACGTTTGATCAGACATATTCTCGTTTTAAGAAGGATTCATTTGTGTGGGAGATCGCCGGAAAGATCGGTATTTTTGAAGTTGAAAGAGAATTTATGGAAATGCTCGAGGTGTATAAAAAATTGTACGAACCAAGTGGTAGAAAAATTAACCCACTAGTTGGGTATGCAATCAGCGATTTTGGGTACGATGCTGACTACTCCCTTGAAAGGAAAGATGAGATCCGAATAGTGCCTGATTTAACTGAGTCAGTGCGTATGGTTGATTCTACCCACATAGAGATAGTACAGCCTTCCTTGTTCGATTTTGGGGCTTTAGGCAAGGGATATTTCGTCGATCAGATCTCACTGTTTCTTAAAGAAAGGGGTATTAAACGCTTCTTGGTGAATGGAAGTGGGGATATATATTATGAAGGTGACGGTCATCTACTTCGCTGTGGCATGGAACACCCAACTGACCCAACACAAGTTATTGGAGTCATTGAAATTACCCAAGGATCGGTGTGTGCTTCAGCAATTAACAGAAGAGCCTGGAAAGGAGTTCATCATGTCGTTGATCCACATACCCTAACGTCACCAAGTGAAATCGCTGCTGTCTGGACGGTTGCTCAAACAGCACGATTAGCTGATGGTTTGGCAACATGCTTGTTTTTCGTTTCTCCTGAAGAGTTAGCACTAGCATTACCAAATGATCCCTTTGAATGTTGCATAGTCAATTCAAAAGGACAAGTAAAAAAATCTCCGGGATTTACCGGAGAAATTTTCACTGCGTAG
- a CDS encoding HD domain-containing protein: protein MKKPQLDQTVKFMKFLHAFQLVERIMHVPNVERNENDAEHSYSLAMLAWYLIDSLDLKLDKQKVFEYCLTHDLVEIYAGDTYFLDEKAKETKAVREKEAQLQIEREFPEFVSLHPTITKYELQQDPESIFVHSLDKLAPVLTNFIMEGRTWKAVGVAFKDLLENKRNKIQEGSEVMDLFEQIIVIIEKDPLKYFPK from the coding sequence ATGAAAAAGCCACAACTGGATCAAACAGTTAAATTCATGAAGTTTTTGCATGCGTTTCAGTTGGTTGAGCGCATCATGCACGTACCAAATGTAGAAAGAAATGAGAATGATGCTGAGCATAGCTATTCTCTTGCAATGCTCGCGTGGTACCTGATTGATAGTTTGGATTTGAAACTGGATAAGCAAAAGGTATTTGAATACTGTCTCACGCATGATTTGGTGGAAATTTATGCCGGAGACACATATTTTCTTGATGAAAAAGCAAAAGAAACAAAAGCAGTAAGAGAAAAAGAGGCACAATTACAGATTGAAAGAGAATTCCCAGAGTTTGTAAGTTTGCACCCAACAATTACAAAGTACGAGTTACAACAGGATCCTGAAAGTATATTTGTGCACTCCTTAGATAAATTAGCTCCAGTACTAACCAATTTCATTATGGAAGGGAGAACATGGAAAGCAGTGGGTGTGGCATTCAAAGACTTGCTTGAAAACAAGCGGAATAAGATACAAGAAGGTAGTGAAGTGATGGATTTATTTGAGCAAATAATTGTTATTATTGAAAAAGATCCATTGAAATATTTCCCTAAGTAA
- a CDS encoding tRNA (adenosine(37)-N6)-threonylcarbamoyltransferase complex transferase subunit TsaD, whose amino-acid sequence MRILAIETSCDETATAIVHGTGSIENPVFSLISQEVFSQADLHTLYGGVLPNLARREHGQKIIPLVTTTIEKVKSTPIESTEITLEHIKHILLREPEVYDAIISNGLYLLKPEIDAIAVTQGPGLEPALWVGINTARALALLWNIPLIPTNHMEGHIISPLLKAPGSPEVQSVAFPAIALLISGGHTELVLTPSWGLYTTIGRTRDDALGEAFDKVARLLSLPYPGGALVSKLAKEARSEGAVPQEHGVHLPRPMIHSKDFDFSFSGIKTAVLYLIRDLTKTGELTDTQKKAIACEFENAVSEVITSKTKAACIAHSAKSLIVGGGVIANDVIRERLETLGTELGITVLLPTRDLSTDNAPMIAMAGYIRALEDRIITPNAILETVVKAEGNLSY is encoded by the coding sequence ATGCGCATACTTGCCATTGAAACGAGCTGTGACGAGACAGCTACAGCAATAGTTCATGGAACAGGGTCAATTGAAAACCCTGTTTTTTCACTTATCTCCCAAGAGGTTTTTTCTCAAGCTGATCTTCATACGCTCTATGGTGGCGTACTTCCAAATCTTGCACGTCGTGAACATGGACAAAAAATAATTCCGCTTGTGACTACTACAATTGAAAAAGTAAAAAGCACTCCAATTGAATCGACAGAAATAACCCTAGAACACATCAAACATATTCTTCTTCGAGAACCAGAGGTGTATGACGCAATAATTTCAAACGGATTATATTTACTCAAACCCGAGATTGACGCAATTGCTGTAACTCAAGGACCAGGACTTGAGCCGGCACTGTGGGTTGGAATTAATACTGCACGAGCTCTAGCGCTTCTTTGGAATATTCCTCTTATCCCAACTAACCATATGGAGGGTCACATCATTTCACCTCTCCTTAAGGCTCCTGGAAGCCCAGAAGTGCAATCTGTGGCATTTCCTGCAATTGCACTACTTATTAGTGGTGGTCACACCGAGTTAGTACTCACTCCATCGTGGGGACTGTACACCACCATTGGTCGCACGCGTGACGACGCGCTTGGAGAGGCGTTTGATAAAGTTGCACGTTTACTGTCACTTCCATATCCAGGCGGAGCACTTGTGAGCAAACTTGCAAAAGAAGCACGCAGCGAAGGAGCAGTTCCGCAAGAACACGGAGTACACCTTCCCCGCCCAATGATTCACAGCAAAGATTTTGATTTTTCATTTTCTGGAATTAAAACAGCTGTTTTATATTTAATCCGCGACTTAACAAAAACCGGAGAATTAACTGACACCCAAAAGAAAGCAATCGCATGTGAATTTGAAAACGCTGTTTCCGAAGTTATTACTTCAAAAACAAAAGCTGCGTGCATTGCACACAGCGCAAAATCACTCATCGTTGGTGGTGGTGTCATTGCAAACGATGTAATTCGAGAACGCCTTGAAACACTCGGTACCGAGCTTGGCATTACAGTACTCCTTCCAACGAGAGATCTATCAACAGATAACGCACCAATGATTGCTATGGCAGGATATATTCGCGCACTCGAAGATCGAATAATTACTCCTAATGCAATCCTTGAAACCGTAGTTAAGGCAGAGGGAAATCTCTCCTATTAG
- a CDS encoding PrsW family glutamic-type intramembrane protease encodes MDVLFTLTLIFAAGFIPALLWLWLVLSEDRANPEPRKRLVISFLAGAIAVLVVLPFQEYIFNSPVSFAVMILLWALAEEVLKFGFSAVFALHTKDADEPIDEIIYLAATALGFAAFENMLFLWEPLMTGNLSQGVVIAHMRFVGSTLVHLVSSIIIGTFLAETFFSSRLKKISMVIIGLFIATLFHASYNLLIMDASNSSVLPTFMALWITALSVLSYAHHLKKRYIIKISA; translated from the coding sequence ATGGATGTACTGTTTACGTTAACACTAATATTCGCTGCTGGATTTATTCCCGCGCTCTTGTGGTTGTGGCTTGTATTATCTGAAGATCGAGCTAACCCGGAACCTAGAAAGCGACTAGTTATTTCTTTTCTTGCTGGAGCTATAGCAGTACTCGTAGTACTACCATTCCAGGAATATATTTTTAACTCTCCTGTTTCTTTTGCAGTCATGATTCTACTCTGGGCACTTGCAGAAGAAGTGCTTAAGTTCGGTTTTTCTGCAGTGTTTGCACTTCACACTAAAGACGCTGATGAGCCTATTGATGAGATTATCTATCTTGCAGCAACAGCACTTGGATTTGCGGCATTTGAAAACATGTTATTTCTCTGGGAACCACTCATGACTGGAAACTTATCTCAAGGAGTAGTCATCGCCCACATGCGATTTGTTGGCTCAACACTCGTTCACCTCGTTTCATCAATTATCATTGGTACATTCCTTGCTGAAACATTCTTCAGTAGTCGTTTAAAAAAGATTTCAATGGTTATCATTGGTCTCTTTATCGCAACCCTCTTCCATGCGTCGTACAACCTCTTGATTATGGACGCATCAAATTCATCAGTGCTTCCAACATTCATGGCGCTGTGGATTACTGCCCTTTCTGTACTTTCATATGCACACCATCTTAAGAAACGGTATATAATCAAGATATCAGCATAA
- a CDS encoding glutaredoxin family protein codes for MKNVTIYSTPTCIHCEHAKHFFKDNEIPYTEHNVLSDLEKRMEMVEKSGQMGVPVIAIDDDIVIGFDEAHIKELLEIK; via the coding sequence ATGAAAAACGTAACAATATACTCAACACCAACTTGTATTCACTGCGAACACGCAAAACACTTCTTTAAGGATAACGAAATTCCATATACTGAACATAATGTTCTCTCTGACCTTGAAAAGAGGATGGAGATGGTAGAAAAGTCAGGACAGATGGGTGTTCCTGTGATTGCAATTGATGATGACATTGTCATTGGTTTTGACGAGGCACATATCAAAGAACTCCTGGAGATCAAATAG
- a CDS encoding FAD-binding oxidoreductase: protein MKSPLFYIDRFLNGIAMYRLTMYAVFAIAAIAILLGFFGVLSYSGPTLVLSATIVIVTCCVANFLFSKIVGAVMNSESAFITGGILFLIISPMSSGRDAIALVLAGVIAMASKYVFAWKKRHIFNPAAFAAFVLGFTPFAAATWWVGSIYLLPVAIVVGFLVVRKIRRFSLVLSCILASVGVASIYAITINFSVPDYLSQLYASWPLIFMATIMLTEPFTTPPQRNQRIAYGALVGALSSWPLALNLGLFTIYGTPEFALLVGNVFSYFFNLKRRLILTLNNAKEIAKDTRQFSFASISGPISYKAGQYLEWTLPHEGTDMRGMRRYFTIASSPTEGDIKLGVKFAPQSSSFKQNLRALEEGKTILAGQLAGDFILPKDANKKLVFIAGGIGITPFRSMIKYILDTDEKRDVVLFYSNKTYAEIAYKDLLTEAAQRINLRSVYLVNEKEGVPGGFPVEVEFITPDMIKNKVPDYAERVFYLSGPDAMVTSYKKLLRGMGVPRKNIKTDYFPGFA, encoded by the coding sequence ATGAAATCACCACTATTCTATATTGATCGATTTTTAAACGGTATTGCGATGTATCGCTTAACGATGTACGCAGTTTTTGCAATCGCAGCAATTGCAATTCTCCTTGGTTTTTTCGGGGTGCTTTCGTATAGCGGACCAACATTGGTACTTTCAGCAACAATTGTGATTGTTACGTGTTGTGTGGCGAATTTCTTGTTCTCGAAAATCGTGGGTGCTGTTATGAATAGTGAGTCTGCGTTCATTACTGGTGGAATTTTGTTTCTGATTATCTCTCCAATGTCGTCTGGTAGAGACGCAATTGCACTTGTTCTTGCTGGGGTTATCGCAATGGCTTCGAAGTATGTGTTTGCCTGGAAAAAGAGACATATTTTTAACCCCGCAGCGTTTGCAGCTTTTGTACTCGGGTTTACACCGTTTGCTGCAGCAACATGGTGGGTTGGAAGCATATACCTACTTCCAGTTGCAATCGTAGTTGGATTTCTTGTGGTCCGAAAGATACGACGATTTTCATTGGTACTCTCATGTATTCTCGCATCAGTTGGGGTGGCTTCTATATACGCGATAACAATTAATTTTTCTGTACCTGATTACTTGTCACAATTGTATGCTTCGTGGCCATTAATCTTCATGGCTACAATTATGCTTACTGAGCCATTTACAACTCCTCCACAGAGAAATCAGCGAATTGCATACGGTGCTCTTGTGGGTGCGTTAAGTAGCTGGCCACTGGCACTTAACCTAGGGCTATTTACAATTTACGGAACGCCAGAGTTTGCATTACTTGTAGGAAATGTATTTTCATACTTCTTTAACCTCAAGCGTCGACTAATACTCACACTCAACAATGCAAAAGAGATTGCAAAAGATACCCGACAGTTTTCTTTCGCGAGTATCAGTGGACCAATTAGCTACAAAGCAGGTCAATATTTAGAGTGGACACTTCCTCACGAAGGAACTGATATGCGAGGAATGCGCAGATACTTTACAATCGCATCATCACCAACAGAGGGCGATATTAAACTCGGTGTAAAGTTTGCACCGCAATCAAGTTCGTTTAAGCAAAATCTCAGAGCTTTAGAAGAAGGAAAGACAATACTTGCAGGGCAGTTGGCAGGAGACTTTATTCTCCCAAAAGATGCAAATAAAAAATTAGTATTTATTGCAGGAGGAATTGGCATCACTCCTTTTCGAAGTATGATCAAATACATACTCGATACAGATGAGAAACGAGATGTCGTTCTCTTTTACAGCAACAAAACATATGCAGAAATTGCATACAAAGATCTACTTACCGAAGCTGCACAAAGAATAAATCTCCGATCGGTTTATTTAGTAAATGAGAAGGAGGGAGTGCCTGGAGGATTTCCAGTTGAGGTTGAGTTTATTACTCCTGACATGATTAAGAATAAAGTACCGGATTATGCAGAGCGGGTATTTTATCTCTCGGGACCTGATGCAATGGTCACATCGTATAAAAAGCTACTTCGTGGAATGGGTGTACCGCGCAAGAATATTAAGACTGATTACTTCCCGGGATTTGCATGA
- a CDS encoding laccase domain-containing protein, which translates to MAARNKIETVDEYGIWRPGCFTAKGIYFGGATKRFFSQLDPHGNSCTPQRIRALMRENCGVIPYSSSDLKGFLREFTYKLRGDASAAHSYVKTELKHTSHSLILDERYFKLRTSDQCQKSKAKDALLTRLSGVAMIISASDCTPVAIYDPVHHVAALVHSGRTGTAKRIAARVIRLMEDNFNTSPADVVVSIGPSVSHSAYDFLTKTYREFVIENHYTDNDLGRFRINRGNGSYGLDIPAAIRFQLEQIGVQPEKIYRSDLTTTENTDLFCSASAAPGNNPEERVANSGSNVYMLILEDPLTDL; encoded by the coding sequence ATGGCTGCTAGGAACAAAATTGAGACAGTCGACGAGTACGGAATCTGGCGCCCTGGCTGCTTTACAGCCAAAGGTATCTACTTCGGCGGAGCAACCAAACGCTTCTTCTCACAACTCGACCCTCATGGTAATTCATGTACTCCGCAACGAATACGTGCCCTCATGCGGGAAAACTGCGGTGTCATTCCTTATTCATCAAGTGATCTGAAAGGATTTCTTCGGGAATTTACATACAAGTTGAGGGGTGATGCAAGCGCAGCTCACAGCTATGTAAAAACGGAACTAAAACATACGTCACACTCACTGATACTTGATGAACGGTATTTCAAGCTAAGAACAAGTGATCAGTGTCAAAAATCAAAAGCAAAAGACGCGCTTCTAACCCGACTTTCAGGTGTTGCAATGATCATTAGCGCATCAGATTGCACACCAGTTGCCATATACGATCCAGTACATCACGTTGCAGCTTTGGTGCACTCCGGGCGGACAGGCACCGCAAAGCGCATTGCAGCAAGAGTCATTCGTCTCATGGAGGACAACTTCAACACAAGTCCCGCTGATGTAGTTGTCTCCATCGGACCGTCAGTATCACATAGTGCGTACGATTTTTTAACCAAAACATACCGGGAGTTTGTAATCGAGAACCATTATACCGACAACGATCTTGGACGCTTCAGAATTAATCGGGGTAACGGATCGTATGGACTCGACATTCCAGCAGCAATCCGGTTCCAACTAGAACAAATCGGTGTTCAACCTGAAAAAATTTACCGGTCAGACCTTACAACGACCGAAAACACCGATTTGTTTTGCTCAGCATCTGCAGCACCGGGTAATAACCCTGAAGAGCGTGTCGCAAACAGCGGAAGTAACGTGTACATGCTCATTCTTGAAGACCCACTCACTGACTTATAA
- a CDS encoding valine--tRNA ligase translates to MNEKFTKPYDPQGTESRIYEIWEKSEYFNPDNLPERHKTPFTIVMPPPNANGDLHVGHSLFITLEDVITRYKRMKGFKALWIPGADHAGFETQIVYEKKLEKEGRSRFKMDSQDLYKEIYDFTIENKAKMENQVRQMGASCDWSREKFTLDPDVVETVQQTFKKMYDDGLVYRGNRIVNWCSKHQTSLSDVETESKPFTDPFYYFKYGPFTIGTARPETKFGDKYVVMHPDDKRYIEYKHGDTFETEWINGPITATIIKDEAIDMEFGTGVMTITPWHSQIDFEIAQRHNLDVEQIIDLRGKLLPIAGEFAGMKIAEARPKIVDKLDKKGLLVKIDEKYDHNVPCCYKCNTIIEPQIKAQWYVKMKPLAETALKAVEDGKISFYPDNYRKIFNYWMSNTLDWNISRQIVWGIKIPAKICTKCGHGVPDTENKISVCEKCESEMVQDTDTFDTWFSSGQWPLIVTGYPDGKDFKEFYPTDVMETGYDLIFKWIPRMVIFGLYVAKEVPFKHVYLHGLVNDAQGKKMSKSKGNVINPLDMTSKYGTDALRMALVVGNPPGSDTALSESKIKGYKNFANKLWNISRFVFSNTEGLSLKTNTQYAEADAVLLKELTDVVTDITSDFEEYRYHLAAEKIYHYVWHRFADEILEQSKPIIAGEDISLKTSRQQTLLYILHQSITVLHPFMPFITEEIWAHFPKEKEGDLLMVSEWAKK, encoded by the coding sequence ATGAACGAAAAATTCACCAAACCATACGACCCGCAAGGAACAGAGTCACGTATTTACGAGATCTGGGAAAAATCAGAATATTTTAATCCTGACAATCTTCCAGAGCGTCACAAGACACCATTTACCATCGTCATGCCTCCACCAAACGCAAACGGTGACTTGCACGTTGGGCACTCTCTCTTCATCACACTTGAAGATGTAATAACTCGTTACAAGCGAATGAAAGGGTTTAAAGCACTATGGATCCCTGGAGCTGACCACGCTGGGTTTGAGACACAGATTGTGTACGAAAAGAAACTAGAGAAGGAGGGGCGTTCACGCTTTAAGATGGATTCACAAGATCTCTATAAAGAAATCTATGATTTCACTATTGAGAATAAAGCGAAGATGGAAAACCAGGTTCGTCAGATGGGAGCATCGTGTGACTGGTCTCGAGAAAAATTTACACTTGATCCCGACGTAGTTGAAACCGTGCAGCAAACATTTAAGAAAATGTATGACGACGGATTGGTGTACCGCGGAAACCGCATTGTGAATTGGTGTTCAAAACACCAAACTTCCCTTTCTGACGTTGAAACAGAAAGCAAACCATTCACCGATCCCTTTTATTACTTCAAATATGGACCTTTCACTATCGGTACCGCTCGCCCAGAAACAAAGTTTGGAGATAAATATGTAGTGATGCATCCAGATGATAAGCGATATATAGAGTACAAACACGGAGATACGTTTGAAACTGAATGGATCAACGGGCCAATCACTGCAACCATCATTAAGGATGAGGCAATAGATATGGAATTTGGTACTGGTGTCATGACTATTACCCCATGGCACAGTCAGATCGACTTTGAAATCGCCCAGCGACACAACCTTGATGTAGAACAAATTATCGACCTTCGCGGAAAACTACTTCCAATTGCTGGGGAATTTGCTGGTATGAAAATTGCAGAAGCTCGACCAAAGATTGTTGATAAACTTGATAAAAAAGGGCTATTGGTAAAAATAGATGAGAAATACGATCACAACGTCCCTTGTTGTTATAAGTGCAACACGATCATTGAGCCACAAATCAAGGCACAATGGTATGTAAAGATGAAGCCACTCGCTGAAACGGCACTTAAGGCTGTTGAAGATGGAAAGATCTCCTTCTATCCTGATAACTATCGAAAAATATTTAACTACTGGATGTCGAACACGCTTGACTGGAACATCTCCCGACAAATTGTCTGGGGCATTAAGATTCCTGCCAAAATCTGTACTAAGTGTGGACACGGTGTGCCTGACACAGAAAACAAAATCTCTGTATGTGAAAAGTGTGAAAGCGAGATGGTACAAGACACAGATACCTTTGATACATGGTTTTCTTCTGGCCAGTGGCCATTGATTGTCACTGGATACCCAGATGGAAAGGACTTCAAGGAATTCTATCCAACCGATGTCATGGAGACAGGATACGACCTCATATTTAAATGGATTCCTCGTATGGTCATCTTTGGCCTCTACGTAGCAAAAGAAGTTCCGTTTAAACACGTATACCTACATGGTCTTGTAAATGATGCTCAAGGAAAAAAGATGAGTAAGAGTAAAGGAAATGTGATCAACCCCCTTGATATGACTTCTAAATACGGAACAGACGCGCTCCGTATGGCACTTGTGGTTGGTAACCCACCAGGAAGTGACACCGCTCTATCCGAAAGCAAAATCAAAGGATACAAGAACTTTGCCAATAAATTGTGGAACATTTCCCGATTCGTATTTTCAAATACCGAAGGACTATCATTAAAAACAAACACACAATACGCTGAAGCAGATGCTGTATTACTCAAAGAACTCACTGATGTAGTTACCGACATAACTTCTGACTTCGAAGAATATAGATATCACCTTGCTGCAGAAAAAATATACCACTATGTCTGGCACCGATTTGCTGATGAAATCCTTGAACAAAGTAAACCAATCATTGCAGGTGAAGATATATCACTAAAAACTTCAAGACAACAAACCTTGCTGTATATTCTCCACCAGTCAATTACTGTTCTCCATCCATTCATGCCATTTATCACTGAAGAAATCTGGGCACATTTCCCAAAAGAAAAAGAAGGAGACTTACTCATGGTGAGTGAGTGGGCAAAAAAGTAA
- the msrA gene encoding peptide-methionine (S)-S-oxide reductase MsrA, translating into MESKKYAYLGGGCFWCTEAAFKLAKGVISVMPGYAGGTVPNPSYDDVCDGNTGHAEIIKIEYDPSIISFKNLLKIFFVSHDPTTLNRQGNDVGTQYRSVIFYTNEEEKKIAEETISDINQSAKPGDPVVTEVSPLTEFYPAENYHHNYYANHKEAAYCQFVINPKLKKVQQEAAELLK; encoded by the coding sequence ATGGAATCAAAAAAATATGCATATCTTGGAGGTGGTTGTTTCTGGTGCACAGAGGCAGCATTTAAACTCGCAAAAGGGGTAATTTCTGTTATGCCTGGATACGCTGGTGGAACCGTTCCAAACCCTTCGTACGATGACGTGTGCGATGGAAATACTGGTCACGCTGAGATTATTAAAATCGAATACGATCCTTCGATAATTTCATTCAAGAATCTATTAAAGATATTTTTTGTTTCTCACGATCCCACAACACTCAATAGACAAGGAAATGATGTTGGTACTCAGTATCGATCTGTAATTTTCTACACAAACGAAGAAGAAAAGAAAATTGCAGAGGAAACAATTTCTGATATTAACCAATCTGCAAAGCCAGGAGACCCAGTAGTTACTGAAGTCTCTCCTCTTACCGAATTCTACCCAGCAGAAAATTATCATCATAATTATTACGCTAACCACAAAGAAGCTGCGTACTGCCAATTTGTCATTAACCCTAAACTTAAGAAGGTGCAGCAAGAAGCAGCAGAACTACTGAAATAG
- a CDS encoding Hsp20/alpha crystallin family protein: MSKEKKSFFERLTGAMRMDDEMPEHGQSHAPILNSHPQIRSNTPSSVITPSPSWGEEAEGQLTVDVYQTPDDIIIKTMVAGVKPEDLDVNIARDMVTIKGSREHLPEESADFFHQELYWGSFSRTIMLPEEVDIEGVEANEKYGLLTIRLPKIDKHRQTKVRVKSQM; this comes from the coding sequence ATGAGCAAAGAAAAAAAATCATTCTTCGAACGTCTAACAGGTGCCATGCGCATGGACGATGAAATGCCAGAACATGGCCAATCTCACGCACCCATCCTAAATTCACACCCACAAATACGGTCAAACACTCCGTCATCTGTCATAACTCCATCACCATCGTGGGGAGAAGAAGCTGAAGGCCAGTTAACTGTAGATGTATACCAGACGCCGGACGATATTATTATTAAGACAATGGTCGCAGGTGTTAAGCCTGAAGACCTTGATGTAAACATTGCTCGTGACATGGTCACTATTAAAGGCTCGAGGGAGCACCTTCCAGAAGAATCAGCTGATTTCTTCCACCAGGAACTCTATTGGGGATCATTCTCACGAACTATCATGCTTCCTGAAGAAGTTGATATTGAAGGAGTGGAGGCAAATGAGAAATACGGACTTCTTACAATCCGATTGCCGAAGATAGACAAACATAGGCAAACCAAGGTTCGAGTCAAAAGCCAGATGTAA
- a CDS encoding DUF4105 domain-containing protein encodes MKYIPRKRTVFIALTLIICIALLSWISIRPSNERVWATDQAVLPHAEINGEQITIRNIRNFTYTSTTNYTPSYYDKTFDLSKIRSVDYIVEPFSDWEGSAHTFLTFGFGESESTAEYVSISVEIRKEQGESFSALKGLLKQYELMYVIADERDVIKLRTNYRKDEVFLYPVKADKPGMQQLFLSMIERANKLYREPEFYNTLTNTCTTNIVKHVNEIVTERKVPLSYKVLFPGYSDQLAYDLGLIDTALPFEEMRATYKINEKAETFADDPEFSVKIRR; translated from the coding sequence ATGAAATATATTCCAAGAAAAAGAACTGTATTTATTGCACTCACACTGATTATTTGTATCGCGTTACTTTCATGGATATCTATCCGACCATCGAATGAGCGAGTATGGGCAACTGACCAAGCAGTACTTCCACATGCAGAAATCAATGGAGAACAAATCACGATACGTAATATCCGTAACTTTACATACACATCAACCACAAATTACACCCCATCGTATTACGACAAAACATTTGATCTTTCAAAGATACGTTCCGTTGATTACATTGTTGAACCGTTCTCAGACTGGGAAGGGTCAGCTCATACATTCCTTACATTCGGCTTTGGAGAAAGTGAGAGTACAGCTGAGTACGTCTCAATATCAGTTGAGATTCGAAAGGAGCAAGGTGAGTCATTCTCAGCCCTTAAGGGACTCTTAAAACAGTATGAACTGATGTATGTAATCGCTGATGAGCGCGATGTCATTAAACTTCGCACCAATTACCGAAAAGACGAGGTATTTCTTTATCCAGTCAAAGCTGATAAGCCTGGAATGCAACAGTTATTTCTCAGTATGATTGAACGGGCAAATAAGTTGTACAGAGAGCCTGAGTTTTATAACACCTTAACAAATACTTGCACGACAAATATCGTGAAGCATGTAAACGAGATAGTTACGGAGCGAAAGGTTCCACTTAGCTACAAAGTGTTGTTTCCAGGATACTCTGACCAACTTGCATACGACTTAGGGCTTATCGACACAGCCCTTCCTTTTGAAGAAATGAGGGCAACATACAAGATCAACGAAAAAGCTGAAACGTTTGCAGACGATCCTGAATTTTCTGTAAAAATACGACGATAA